The following are encoded together in the Monodelphis domestica isolate mMonDom1 chromosome 5, mMonDom1.pri, whole genome shotgun sequence genome:
- the MAPK8IP2 gene encoding C-Jun-amino-terminal kinase-interacting protein 2 isoform X2 — MADRAEMFSLSTFHSLSPPGGRPPQDISLEEFDDEDLSEITDDCGIGLNYDSDPCEKDSLSLGRSEHPHPICSFQDDFQEFEMIDENEEEEEEEDGEGEVEDGGHRHKAPPSPPLIPSPSAQEPHKPRPTTLNLTSLGTQDSLNNNGGFSPPRATWQETLLPSPPEEPHNDGHREEQCGPPSDYDCEGNRSGEGSEASTGPPPAPGGSSPSSDPGIEADLRSHSSGSRSRSRGRGRGRGLRSSEELSSPGSGSGSDSEDAEGELAAAGPGSGGRGLGHMISSISETELDLSSDGGSSSGRSSHLTNSIEEASSPASDPEAEAESGPDPEPREAGLAPSPRPPETSAVPAPAPAEPSSGLRRPAYLPVGPGGAGASQPAGPDEANSEYESGSESEPDVSEDADSPWLLSNLVSRLISEGSSPISCPAQCLSPGPGHPAPAPASAPAAAPPAPPSPSDTISPTSASVSASELGRGPDGGGRGSRSGPGLAFEDTEEEEEEEEDDDEEEEEEQEPQSAPGAPASIELELVDMETLCGGGGGGGGNSCGGGSALQPPGRPPAPVRPPPAQPGPFLFLSNPTRDTITPVWGAPGRAARASRACSAACSEEEDEDEDEEEEDEDEDEEEEEGDEEEEDEAAGVVAPRGLNLGPGPAAARDASLVYDAVKYTLVVDEHTQLELVSLRRCASGLSHDSPASDSGSDSGSEDPGSPPGSGAPGARDLRLGSRSGAASPDSPDSPDLTFSKKFLNVFVNSTSRSSSTESFGLFSCMINGEEREQTHRAVFRFIPRHSDEVELDVDDPVLVEAEEDDFWFRGFNMRTGERGIFPAFYAHAVPGPTKDLLGGKRSPCWVERFNVQFLGSVEVPCHQGNGILCAAMQKIATARKLTVHLRPPASCDLQISLRGVKLSLSGGGPEFERCSHFFQMKNISFCGCHPRNSCYFGFITKHPVLSRFACHVFVSQESMRPVAQSVGRAFLEYYQEHLEYACPTEDIYLE; from the exons ATGGCGGATCGGGCGGAGatgttttctctttctaccttccACTCCCTGTCACCGCCGGGAGGCAG GCCTCCCCAGGACATCAGCCTAGAAGAATTTGATGATGAAGATTTGTCTGAGATCACCGACGACTGTGGCATTGGTCTCAACTATGATTCGGATCCTTGTGAGAAG GACAGTCTCTCCCTAGGACGTTCGGAACACCCGCACCCTATCTGCTCCTTCCAGGATGATTTTCAGGAGTTTGAGATGATTGAtgagaatgaggaagaggaagaggaggaagatggggaaggggaggtgGAAGATGGGGGCCACAGGCACAAAGCACCCCCCTCACCACCCCTCATCCCATCTCCCTCTGCCCAAGAGCCCCACAAACCTCGTCCTACCACCTTGAACCTTACCTCACTTGGGACCCAG GACTCTTTGAACAACAATGGGGGCTTTTCTCCTCCCCGGGCTACTTGGCAGGAGACCCTGCTGCCCTCACCCCCCGAGGAGCCCCACAATG ATGGGCACCGTGAGGAACAGTGTGGGCCCCCCAGTGACTACGACTGCGAAGGAAACCGGTCGGGAGAGGGATCCGAGGCGTCCACAGGGCCCCCACCTGCGCCCGGAGGTTCCTCGCCCTCCTCGGACCCGGGCATCGAGGCCGACTTGCGCAGCCATTCCAGcgggagccggagccggagccggggCCGGGGCCGTGGCCGGGGCCTTCGGAGCAGTGAGGAACTGTCCTCCCCAGGCTCAGGCTCGGGCTCTGACTCGGAGGATGCTGAAGGGGAGTTGGCGGCTGCGGGGCCGGGGTCCGGGGGCCGAGGCCTGGGCCACATGATCTCCTCCATTTCCGAGACCGAGCTCGACCTGAGCAGCGAtggcggcagcagcagcggccGTTCCTCCCACCTCACCAACTCCATCGAGGAGGCGTCGTCGCCCGCCTCCGATCCCGAGGCCGAGGCCGAATCTGGGCCGGACCCCGAGCCCCGCGAGGCCGGCCTGGCTCCCTCTCCGCGGCCTCCCGAGACCTCCGCGGTGCCCGCGCCCGCTCCAGCGGAGCCTTCCAGCGGCTTGCGGAGGCCCGCCTATCTGCCGGTGGGCCCGGGAGGGGCTGGAGCCAGTCAGCCTGCCGGGCCTGACGAAGCCAACAGCGAGTACGAGTCCGGCTCCGAGTCGGAACCCGACGTGAGCGAAGACGCTGACTCGCCGTGGCTGCTCAGCAACCTGGTGAGCCGTCTCATTTCCGAGGGCTCGTCGCCCATCAGCTGTCCGGCTCAGTGCCTGTCCCCCGGGCCCGGACACCCGGCCCCGGCCCCAGCCTCGGCCCCTGCAGCAGCTCCACCTGCGCCGCCCTCCCCCAGTGACACCATCTCCCCCACGTCCGCTTCGGTCTCTGCCTCGGAACTCGGCCGTGGTCCAGACGGAGGGGGTCGCGGGAGCCGTTCGGGGCCCGGCCTGGCCTTCGAGGACactgaagaggaggaagaggaagaagaggacgACGacgaagaggaagaggaggagcaggagccTCAGAGCGCCCCGGGGGCACCTGCCAGCATTGAGCTAGAGCTGGTGGACATGGAGACACTGTGTGGAGGCGGAGGTGGCGGCGGCGGCAACAGCTGCGGAGGAGGCAGTGCCCTACAGCCACCCGGCAGACCACCGGCCCCGGTGCGGCCCCCACCCGCCCAGCCGGGGCCCTTCCTCTTCCTCAGCAACCCCACGCGGGACACCATCACTCCCGTGTGGGGCGCACCAGGCCGTGCTGCCCGCGCCAGCCGCGCCTGCTCAGCTGCCTGCTCAGAGGAAGAGGACGAGGACGAGGACGAGGAAGAGGAGGACGAGGACGAGGacgaagaggaagaggaaggagacgaggaggaagaagatgaggcCGCGGGGGTAGTGGCCCCTCGCGGCCTGAACCTGGGGCCCGGCCCAGCAGCTGCCCGAGACGCGTCCCTGGTCTACGATGCGGTCAAATACACGCTGGTGGTGGACGAGCACACGCAGCTGGAGCTGGTGAGTCTCCGGCGCTGCGCTTCAGGCCTCAGCCACGACAGTCCGGCCAGCGACAGCGGCAGCGACAGCGGCAGCGAGGACCCGGGCTCCCCGCCGGGGTCTGGGGCTCCAGGGGCTCGCGACCTGCGCCTGGGCAGCCGCAGCGGCGCAGCCTCCCCAGACAGCCCGGACAGCCCCGACCTCACCTTTTCCAAGAAATTCCTCAACGTCTTCGTCAACAGCACGTCCCGATCCTCCA GTACAGAGTCCTTCGGGCTTTTCTCCTGCATGATCAAtggtgaggagagagagcaaaCCCATCGAGCTGTGTTCAG GTTCATCCCAAGACATTCCGATGAGGTGGAGCTGGATGTGGATGACCCCGTTTTGGTGGAGGCTGAGGAAGACGACTTCTGGTTTCGGGGCTTTAACATGAGGACAGGAGAGAGGGGTATCTTCCCAGCCTTCTATGCCCATGCTGTTCCTGGCCCCACCAAGGATCTGCTGG GGGGAAAGCGGAGCCCATGCTGGGTGGAACGTTTTAACGTGCAGTTTCTGGGCTCTGTGGAGGTTCCCTGTCACCAGGGCAATGGGATCCTGTGTGCTGCCATGCAgaag ATTGCCACAGCCCGGAAGCTGACTGTCCATCTGCGTCCTCCAGCCTCCTGTGACCTCCAAATCTCCCTTCGAGGGGTCAAGCTGAGTCTGAGTGGGGGTGGGCCCGAG TTTGAGCGCTGCAGTCACTTCTTCCAGATGAAGAATATCTCGTTCTGCGGCTGCCACCCTCGAAACAGCTG
- the MAPK8IP2 gene encoding C-Jun-amino-terminal kinase-interacting protein 2 isoform X1, which yields MADRAEMFSLSTFHSLSPPGGRPPQDISLEEFDDEDLSEITDDCGIGLNYDSDPCEKDSLSLGRSEHPHPICSFQDDFQEFEMIDENEEEEEEEDGEGEVEDGGHRHKAPPSPPLIPSPSAQEPHKPRPTTLNLTSLGTQDSLNNNGGFSPPRATWQETLLPSPPEEPHNAHRGPHVCTADGHREEQCGPPSDYDCEGNRSGEGSEASTGPPPAPGGSSPSSDPGIEADLRSHSSGSRSRSRGRGRGRGLRSSEELSSPGSGSGSDSEDAEGELAAAGPGSGGRGLGHMISSISETELDLSSDGGSSSGRSSHLTNSIEEASSPASDPEAEAESGPDPEPREAGLAPSPRPPETSAVPAPAPAEPSSGLRRPAYLPVGPGGAGASQPAGPDEANSEYESGSESEPDVSEDADSPWLLSNLVSRLISEGSSPISCPAQCLSPGPGHPAPAPASAPAAAPPAPPSPSDTISPTSASVSASELGRGPDGGGRGSRSGPGLAFEDTEEEEEEEEDDDEEEEEEQEPQSAPGAPASIELELVDMETLCGGGGGGGGNSCGGGSALQPPGRPPAPVRPPPAQPGPFLFLSNPTRDTITPVWGAPGRAARASRACSAACSEEEDEDEDEEEEDEDEDEEEEEGDEEEEDEAAGVVAPRGLNLGPGPAAARDASLVYDAVKYTLVVDEHTQLELVSLRRCASGLSHDSPASDSGSDSGSEDPGSPPGSGAPGARDLRLGSRSGAASPDSPDSPDLTFSKKFLNVFVNSTSRSSSTESFGLFSCMINGEEREQTHRAVFRFIPRHSDEVELDVDDPVLVEAEEDDFWFRGFNMRTGERGIFPAFYAHAVPGPTKDLLGGKRSPCWVERFNVQFLGSVEVPCHQGNGILCAAMQKIATARKLTVHLRPPASCDLQISLRGVKLSLSGGGPEFERCSHFFQMKNISFCGCHPRNSCYFGFITKHPVLSRFACHVFVSQESMRPVAQSVGRAFLEYYQEHLEYACPTEDIYLE from the exons ATGGCGGATCGGGCGGAGatgttttctctttctaccttccACTCCCTGTCACCGCCGGGAGGCAG GCCTCCCCAGGACATCAGCCTAGAAGAATTTGATGATGAAGATTTGTCTGAGATCACCGACGACTGTGGCATTGGTCTCAACTATGATTCGGATCCTTGTGAGAAG GACAGTCTCTCCCTAGGACGTTCGGAACACCCGCACCCTATCTGCTCCTTCCAGGATGATTTTCAGGAGTTTGAGATGATTGAtgagaatgaggaagaggaagaggaggaagatggggaaggggaggtgGAAGATGGGGGCCACAGGCACAAAGCACCCCCCTCACCACCCCTCATCCCATCTCCCTCTGCCCAAGAGCCCCACAAACCTCGTCCTACCACCTTGAACCTTACCTCACTTGGGACCCAG GACTCTTTGAACAACAATGGGGGCTTTTCTCCTCCCCGGGCTACTTGGCAGGAGACCCTGCTGCCCTCACCCCCCGAGGAGCCCCACAATG CACATCGGGGGCCTCATGTTTGCACCGCAGATGGGCACCGTGAGGAACAGTGTGGGCCCCCCAGTGACTACGACTGCGAAGGAAACCGGTCGGGAGAGGGATCCGAGGCGTCCACAGGGCCCCCACCTGCGCCCGGAGGTTCCTCGCCCTCCTCGGACCCGGGCATCGAGGCCGACTTGCGCAGCCATTCCAGcgggagccggagccggagccggggCCGGGGCCGTGGCCGGGGCCTTCGGAGCAGTGAGGAACTGTCCTCCCCAGGCTCAGGCTCGGGCTCTGACTCGGAGGATGCTGAAGGGGAGTTGGCGGCTGCGGGGCCGGGGTCCGGGGGCCGAGGCCTGGGCCACATGATCTCCTCCATTTCCGAGACCGAGCTCGACCTGAGCAGCGAtggcggcagcagcagcggccGTTCCTCCCACCTCACCAACTCCATCGAGGAGGCGTCGTCGCCCGCCTCCGATCCCGAGGCCGAGGCCGAATCTGGGCCGGACCCCGAGCCCCGCGAGGCCGGCCTGGCTCCCTCTCCGCGGCCTCCCGAGACCTCCGCGGTGCCCGCGCCCGCTCCAGCGGAGCCTTCCAGCGGCTTGCGGAGGCCCGCCTATCTGCCGGTGGGCCCGGGAGGGGCTGGAGCCAGTCAGCCTGCCGGGCCTGACGAAGCCAACAGCGAGTACGAGTCCGGCTCCGAGTCGGAACCCGACGTGAGCGAAGACGCTGACTCGCCGTGGCTGCTCAGCAACCTGGTGAGCCGTCTCATTTCCGAGGGCTCGTCGCCCATCAGCTGTCCGGCTCAGTGCCTGTCCCCCGGGCCCGGACACCCGGCCCCGGCCCCAGCCTCGGCCCCTGCAGCAGCTCCACCTGCGCCGCCCTCCCCCAGTGACACCATCTCCCCCACGTCCGCTTCGGTCTCTGCCTCGGAACTCGGCCGTGGTCCAGACGGAGGGGGTCGCGGGAGCCGTTCGGGGCCCGGCCTGGCCTTCGAGGACactgaagaggaggaagaggaagaagaggacgACGacgaagaggaagaggaggagcaggagccTCAGAGCGCCCCGGGGGCACCTGCCAGCATTGAGCTAGAGCTGGTGGACATGGAGACACTGTGTGGAGGCGGAGGTGGCGGCGGCGGCAACAGCTGCGGAGGAGGCAGTGCCCTACAGCCACCCGGCAGACCACCGGCCCCGGTGCGGCCCCCACCCGCCCAGCCGGGGCCCTTCCTCTTCCTCAGCAACCCCACGCGGGACACCATCACTCCCGTGTGGGGCGCACCAGGCCGTGCTGCCCGCGCCAGCCGCGCCTGCTCAGCTGCCTGCTCAGAGGAAGAGGACGAGGACGAGGACGAGGAAGAGGAGGACGAGGACGAGGacgaagaggaagaggaaggagacgaggaggaagaagatgaggcCGCGGGGGTAGTGGCCCCTCGCGGCCTGAACCTGGGGCCCGGCCCAGCAGCTGCCCGAGACGCGTCCCTGGTCTACGATGCGGTCAAATACACGCTGGTGGTGGACGAGCACACGCAGCTGGAGCTGGTGAGTCTCCGGCGCTGCGCTTCAGGCCTCAGCCACGACAGTCCGGCCAGCGACAGCGGCAGCGACAGCGGCAGCGAGGACCCGGGCTCCCCGCCGGGGTCTGGGGCTCCAGGGGCTCGCGACCTGCGCCTGGGCAGCCGCAGCGGCGCAGCCTCCCCAGACAGCCCGGACAGCCCCGACCTCACCTTTTCCAAGAAATTCCTCAACGTCTTCGTCAACAGCACGTCCCGATCCTCCA GTACAGAGTCCTTCGGGCTTTTCTCCTGCATGATCAAtggtgaggagagagagcaaaCCCATCGAGCTGTGTTCAG GTTCATCCCAAGACATTCCGATGAGGTGGAGCTGGATGTGGATGACCCCGTTTTGGTGGAGGCTGAGGAAGACGACTTCTGGTTTCGGGGCTTTAACATGAGGACAGGAGAGAGGGGTATCTTCCCAGCCTTCTATGCCCATGCTGTTCCTGGCCCCACCAAGGATCTGCTGG GGGGAAAGCGGAGCCCATGCTGGGTGGAACGTTTTAACGTGCAGTTTCTGGGCTCTGTGGAGGTTCCCTGTCACCAGGGCAATGGGATCCTGTGTGCTGCCATGCAgaag ATTGCCACAGCCCGGAAGCTGACTGTCCATCTGCGTCCTCCAGCCTCCTGTGACCTCCAAATCTCCCTTCGAGGGGTCAAGCTGAGTCTGAGTGGGGGTGGGCCCGAG TTTGAGCGCTGCAGTCACTTCTTCCAGATGAAGAATATCTCGTTCTGCGGCTGCCACCCTCGAAACAGCTG